In the genome of Streptomyces sp. Tu 3180, the window AGGCAGAAGACCACCACGCCGACGACGGTGAGCACGTCGCGCCCCGGGCCGGACACGAGCGGGTAAGGAATCTGGCACAGCACGGCGGCCACGGCCAGTGCCCGGACCGCCCGCCGGCCGGCCCCGGGCCCACGGCGCAGCGCCGGCCGTTCCTGTACCTGAACCATGCCGCGAGCATAGGGAGACGACCCGGTCCCACCGCCGACGCGGCAGGACCGCCACCGGGGGCTTCACCGGTACGGACCACACCACGGCACCCGCGGATGCCGCCCGCACGAGCCCGGGACCGGGCGGAACCGCACCGTGCCCCGTCGTCCGGCCGGCGACAGTGGTGAGGGAACGGTCCGAGCGTGGTCCTCGGCCGCTGCGAGGACGAGGCGCAGGCGCGGGCCCGGCGAAGCGGTGGAAGCGTCGTGGGACCGCACGCCCACGCCCTCCTCCGCCGGGCGGTGCCGGGGTGCCCGTGGATCAGCCCGGGGACGCCGCGCCCTCGTGTCCCGAGCCGCCGGCGTGCAGCGCGTCGTCGTGGAACACCGCTTCGTCGAAGTCGGCAGGCAGGCCGCCTCCGGTCAGGTCCCGGGCCCGCGGACCGGCGAAGGCGCCGGTGAAGCCCAGCGAGCGGCTCTGTCCGTCGGTGAACTCCTCGGCGTGCTCGTCGGGCAGGACGGACGCGTCCAGGAGCGGCCCGACGGTGCGCCGGCCAGGGCCGGTGTCGTACCGGAACCGCAGCCGGGTCCCCCGGAGGCCGAGGCCCAGACGCAGCCGTGCCGCGTCGCCGAGTGGTTCCCGGCCGGCCTCGTCCACGGTCACCGCGCCCCGGTCGGCGGCCGCGACCCGCAGCACCGCACGCCCCCGGTCGCCGGCGGTGACGTGCAGGAAGTACCAGCTGCGGGAGTTGTGGGAGGCGGTGACGCCCGCCAGGTGCTGGAAGCCGCGGGGCCGGTACTCCATGGTGGCCTCGAACGCGCAGCGCCAGGAGGTGATCCTCCGGGCGACCAGGGCGGCACCGGACAAGCTCCGCGGGGAGCGACCGCCGTGCAGGCGCAGGGTGGAAGAGCCCGTCGGCGTGCGTGAGGTCGGGCGCCCGCACCCCGCCGGAGTCCGGGCAGCCGGTCAGGTCCAGCAGCCGCGTGCTCTCCAGCGCCCGCCCAGGGGGCGCCGGCGTGCCGGATCCCGGGAGTGGTGCAGCCGCACCCCCGGGAACCACTCGAACGTCGAGGTCGCCAGGTAGAAGTCGTCCCCCACCCGCACGACGGACGGGTCCGGGTGGGAACCGGGGAGAATCGGATTGCGGACGACCGGGCCGGTGTGCGGCGGCATGTGTTTCCTCGCCAGTGGGGGACGGGTCACCGGTCGGCCGGAAGCCCGCCGGTCCCCTCGGACCGTAATGCCGAACACGCACATCGGCAACGATCACCGACGGGGGACGGACCCGCGCGGAGGCTCCACCGGCCGCGGCGCCGGAAGTCCCGGCGGTGGAAGGGGAGTTGGCCCCCGTCACCGGGCTCGGCGTCGTCGTGGCCCCGGCGGGCGCCGCCGCGCCGCCGGGACCCGAGACGGCACGCACGCCCGGCCTTGTGCCGTTCACGCCCCAACGGGCCTGTCCCAGCCGCGACTTCAGCGCTCACCGCGTCTGACAGGCCCGCCGTCCTTCGATGCCGCTCGGCCGACGGGTCGCATGCGAGGATGGCGTCCGTGACCGGATCGTCTTCCTCGCCCGTCGCCGAGGGCGCGCCTCGCCACCACGGCCCGGGTCCCCGTGTCGCTGCCGTGCTCGTGTTCGGTGCCTCGGCCGCGGTCCTGGTGGTCGAGATCGTCGCCCTGCGGCTGCTGGCTCCCTACCTCGGCCTCACCCTCGAGACCAGCACCATGGTGATCGGCATCGCCCTCACCGCGATCGCCCTCGGCTCCTGGCTGGGCGGGCGCATCGCCGACCAGGTCGATCCGCGTCGGCTCCTGGGCCCTTCGCTCGGGGTGTCGGGAGCGGTCGTGGCGCTCACCCCCGCCGTGCTGCGCACCACCGCGGAGTGGGCACCGGCGCTGCTCCTGCTGATCGCGTCGCTGACCATCCTGGTGCCGGGCGCGCTGCTCTCCGCGGTGACGCCGATCGTGACCAAGTTGCGTCTCACCAGCCTCGCCGAGACCGGAACGGTCGTCGGCCGGCTGTCCGGCGTCGGCACCGTCGGCGCCATCTTCGGCACCGTCCTCACCGGCTTCGTCCTCGTGTCGCGGTTGCCGGTCAGCGGCATACTGATCGGCCTCGGAACGCTGCTGGTGGTCGGCGCGGCGCTGGTCGAGTGGCGGACGCGCGGGTGGAGCGGCACCCCCGCCCTGACGCTCGTGGTCGTCGCCGGCGGACTCGCCACCGTGGCCGCGCCCGGTGCCTGCGACGCGGAGACCAGGTACCACTGCGCACGGGTCGTCGCCGACCCCGACCGGGACAGCGGCCGCACCCTCCTTCTGGACGGCGTGCGACACTCCTACGTCGACGTCGACGACCCGACGTTCCTGGAGTTCACGTACGTGCGCGCCATCGCGGCGGCGGTCGATGCCGCCTTCCCCGAAGGCGAGCCGCTCGCCGCCCACCACCTGGGCGGCGGCGGGCTCACCTTCCCCCGTTACCTCGCGGCCACGCGGCCCGGAACGCGCAGCCTCGTGTCCGAGATCGACAGCGGGGTCGTGCGCATCGACCGCGACCGGCTCGGTCTGAACTCGCAAGCGGGTATCGACGTGCGCGTCGAGGACGGCCGGCTCGGCCTGCGGCGGCTGGACGCCGGCAGCCGCGACCTCGTCGTCGGCGACGCCTTCGGAGGCGTCAGCGTGCCGTGGCACCTCACCACGGTGGAGGCGATGACCGACGTACGGCGGGTGCTCGACGAGGACGGCCTGTACGTCGCCAACCTCATCGATCACGGAGGTCTGGCCTTCGCACGTGCCGAGGCGGCCACGCTCAGGAAGACCTTCGAGCACGTCGCCCTCCTCGGCGAACCCGCCGACATCGGCCTCGACCCGACCGCCGCCCCCGAGGGCGGCAATCTGGTGCTGCTCGCCTCCGACCGGTCGGTCGACCTGCGCGCGATCCGGGAAGCGCTGGACGCCCGGCGCACCGGCTGGAAGGTCACCGCCGGCGACGGCCTCACCTCCTGGATCGGCGACGCCCGACCGCTCACCGACGACTACGCACCCGTCG includes:
- a CDS encoding fused MFS/spermidine synthase; translation: MTGSSSSPVAEGAPRHHGPGPRVAAVLVFGASAAVLVVEIVALRLLAPYLGLTLETSTMVIGIALTAIALGSWLGGRIADQVDPRRLLGPSLGVSGAVVALTPAVLRTTAEWAPALLLLIASLTILVPGALLSAVTPIVTKLRLTSLAETGTVVGRLSGVGTVGAIFGTVLTGFVLVSRLPVSGILIGLGTLLVVGAALVEWRTRGWSGTPALTLVVVAGGLATVAAPGACDAETRYHCARVVADPDRDSGRTLLLDGVRHSYVDVDDPTFLEFTYVRAIAAAVDAAFPEGEPLAAHHLGGGGLTFPRYLAATRPGTRSLVSEIDSGVVRIDRDRLGLNSQAGIDVRVEDGRLGLRRLDAGSRDLVVGDAFGGVSVPWHLTTVEAMTDVRRVLDEDGLYVANLIDHGGLAFARAEAATLRKTFEHVALLGEPADIGLDPTAAPEGGNLVLLASDRSVDLRAIREALDARRTGWKVTAGDGLTSWIGDARPLTDDYAPVDQLLQPSSPQGGR
- a CDS encoding family 43 glycosylhydrolase, giving the protein MPPHTGPVVRNPILPGSHPDPSVVRVGDDFYLATSTFEWFPGVRLHHSRDPARRRPLGGRWRARGCWT